The Synchiropus splendidus isolate RoL2022-P1 chromosome 1, RoL_Sspl_1.0, whole genome shotgun sequence genome includes a window with the following:
- the LOC128763751 gene encoding atrial natriuretic peptide receptor 2-like: MALWTAASLSLCLVLGVGGWHDLDNTEYDCWPLNNPHDYNMISCGGLEMAWVQRPPEKVTNGEEFNVSYTVTASDSFYDYAVRNKIFQFSDPADARRFCHEHECPANWNNANEMNCCVYHANIHSCPLGLMKQGGICGPWIPDDGKIVTHTVSKAGKMTQKYWTSKVVLIHVGVTSVIAHIKVGQMHAALESKVLVVSAQVCGDDVCELEETCLTCPADCGICPMSIAIKVAIGLPVALFSSAFIFTMVWLQYQKQKMFWDESWIINYKDIIFGKMCCTEFGSTTSPQRPESACTVSRSTDMTLCTKIKTSFKQGFIQAGIYDGRIVAVKHISKKHFTLTKTIRREVKEVRQLDHPNLCKFIGGSIDIPYVCIITEHCPKGSLSDVLLNDDIPINWGFRLSFATDIARGMAYLHQHKIFHGRLHSRNCVVDDRWVCKISDFGLAAYRKEDFEVISNGFNCGEVNRVYCAPEVLLGSSLNMTPAVDIYSYSMILVEIATRSDLVSDQAEGVRMDIMWRPPLPELKSGKADTDCPSQEDYCELIKKCWSHNVPMRPTFDQVKKMLDKMNPHKVSPVDMMMNLMEKYSKHLEAIVAERTQDLLQEKQKTDRLLYSMLPKPVADDLRQGRTTEAQSFSNATVYFSDIVGFTQLSGASTPYQVVNFLNQLYTTFDDIIDNYDVYKVETIGDAYMVVSGVPEENGINHAGEIASMALDLVSVCHSFKIPHKPTTQLKIRAGIHSGPVVAGVVGTKMPRYCLFGDTVNTASRMESTSEALKIQVSGATADLLHMLKGYHLTCRGTLNVKGKGEMTTWWLEAKRASDSDLLLRPCDSGGFLVPVSN; encoded by the exons ATGGCTCTCTGGACAgcagcatctctctctctgtgtctggtGCTG ggtgttggCGGCTGGCATGATTTGGACAACACAGAGTACGACTGCTGGCCACTCAACAACCCCCACGACTACAACATGATCAGCTGTGGAG GTCTGGAGATGGCGTGGGTGCAGCGTCCTCCAGAGAAAGTCACCAACGGAGAGGAGTTCAACGTCTCCTACACGGTCACGGCTTCAGATTCCTTTTATGACTACGCTGTCAGGAACAAGATTTTCCAGTTCAG TGACCCTGCCGATGCGAGGCGCTTCTGTCATGAGCACGAGTGTCCGGCGAACTGGAACAACGCCAATGAGATGAACTGCTGCGTGTATCACGCCAACATCCACTCGTGTCCTCTGGGCCTCATG AAACAAGGCGGCATCTGCGGCCCGTGGATCCCTGATGACGGTAAAATAGTCACACACACCGTCTCCAAAGCAGGAAAGATGACCCAGAAATACTGGACCTCCAAG GTGGTCCTGATCCATGTGGGAGTCACTTCGGTCATCGCTCACATCAAAGTCGGGCAGATGCATGCAGCACTGGAGTCCAAAGTGCTTGTGGTCAGTGCCCAAG TGTGTGGCGACGATGtctgtgagctggaggagacCTGTCTGACCTGTCCTGCCGACTGTGGCATCTGCCCGATGTCCATTGCCATCAAAGTGGCCATCGGTCTCCCGGTCGCTCTCTTCAGCAGcgccttcatcttcaccatggTG TGGCTGCAGTACCAGAAACAGAAGATGTTTTGGGATGAAAGTTGGATCATCAACTACAAGGACATAATATTCG GGAAAATGTGCTGCACTGAATTTGGAAGCACAACAAGCCCTCAGCGCCCTGAAAGCGCATGTACCGTCAGTCGCAGCACTGACATGACACTGTGCACAAAGATAAAGACCTCCTTCAAGCAGGGGTTTATCCAGGCGGGCATTTA TGACGGGAGAATAGTGGCAGTCAAGCATATTtctaaaaaacatttcactctGACAAAGACGATCCGAAGGGAGGTGAAAGAAGTCAG GCAGCTGGATCATCCCAACCTGTGTAAGTTCATCGGCGGCTCCATTGACATCCCTTACGTCTGCATCATCACCGAGCACTGTCCGAAGGGCAGCTTGTCAGACGTGCTGCTGAATGATGACATTCCAATCAACTGGGGCTTCAG ACTGTCCTTTGCCACTGACATCGCCCGTGGGATGGCCTACCTCCACCAGCACAAGATCTTTCACGGGCGACTTCACTCCAGGAACTGTGTTGTGGACGATCGCTGGGTGTGCAAAATTTCAG ATTTTGGCCTGGCCGCCTACAGGAAGGAGGACTTTGAGGTCATCAGTAACGGCTTCAATTGCGGTGAGGTGAACCGTGTCTACTGTGCCCCTGAAGTTCTACTGGGGAGCAGCTTGAACATGACCCCAGCAGTGGACATCTACAG CTATTCCATGATCCTGGTTGAGATTGCCACTCGCTCCGACCTCGTCTCG GACCAGGCAGAGGGAGTCAGGATGGATATCATGTGGCGCCCTCCTCTGCCCGAACTGAAATCAGGAAAAGCAGATACTGACTGCCCAAGTCAGGAGGACTACTGTGAG CTTATCAAGAAGTGTTGGTCCCACAACGTCCCCATGAGGCCCACCTTTGACCAGGTGAAGAAGATGCTGGACAAGATGAACCCACACAAAGTCAGTCCAGTGGACATGATGATGAACCTG ATGGAGAAGTACAGCAAACACCTGGAGGCCATTGTTGCAGAGAGAACACAAGATCTTCTtcaggagaaacagaaaacggaTCGCTTGTTGTACA GCATGTTACCAAAACCAGTGGCTGATGACCTTCGCCAAGGCCGAACAACGGAGGCTCAGAGCTTCTCCAATGCCACGGTCTATTTCAG CGATATTGTAGGATTCACCCAACTGTCCGGCGCCAGCACACCTTATCAGGTTGTCAACTTTCTTAACCAGCTGTACACCACCTTTGACGACATCATTGACAACTATGATGTCTACAAAGTGGAGACAATAGGAGACGCCT ACATGGTGGTCTCTGGGGTCCCTGAAGAAAATGGGATCAACCATGCCGGGGAGATCGCCAGCATGGCGCTGGACCTGGTCAGTGTTTGTCATAGTTTTAAGATCCCACACAAGCCCACCACTCAGCTGAAGATTCGTGCTGGCATCCACTCAG GACCTGTTGTTGCGGGTGTCGTGGGCACCAAAATGCCTCGGTACTGTCTTTTCGGAGACACGGTCAACACTGCGTCTCGCATGGAGTCGACAAGTGAAG CTTTGAAGATACAAGTGAGTGGCGCCACGGCCGATCTTCTCCACATGCTGAAAGGGTATCATCTGACCTGCAGAGGAACACTGAATGTGAAG GGGAAAGGAGAAATGACAACCTGGTGGCTGGAAGCAAAGAGGGCCTCGGACTCGGACCTGCTGCTGAGACCGTGTGACTCTGGAGGATTCCTTGTTCCTGTCAGCAACTAG